Proteins encoded within one genomic window of Nitrospinaceae bacterium:
- the pilR gene encoding acetoacetate metabolism regulatory protein AtoC, translating into MNSILVVDDEKSLRDLLTIMLENEGYEVQTASSGEKAFKLVQDTQFDLVITDFKMKGANGIDVLEAVKSKNSATPVVLMTAYASAETAVEAMKKGAYDYISKPFKVEDLQLIVKNAIEKKNLSDENQYLKSALNEKYGFTNFIGSSQAMKNIFKLIEKVADSNATVLIGGESGTGKELVAKAIHFNGARKNHPFVSVNCGAVPENLLESELFGHEKGAFTSADSTKVGLMETANKGSFFLDEVGETPLNIQVKLLRVLQEKEITRVGGTKSIPIDLRIIAASNLDLTKAAKNKTFREDLYYRLNVIPIELPPLRERREDISLLVDHFIKKYNEERSDNSKIRGVHPDALTLMEKYPWPGNVRELENVIERAVVLETGDMIQVASLPDGITGEAESASNVVLPSADQPVDLEKTLDQIEMKMIRGALDQSNGIINKAAKQLNLSFRSMRYRIQKHKLKGKEEEDD; encoded by the coding sequence ATGAATTCAATTCTTGTCGTCGATGATGAAAAGAGTTTGCGCGACCTCCTCACCATTATGCTGGAGAATGAGGGATATGAAGTGCAAACCGCAAGCAGTGGAGAAAAGGCCTTCAAGTTAGTGCAGGATACCCAATTCGATCTGGTCATCACGGATTTTAAAATGAAAGGAGCCAACGGCATCGATGTGCTGGAGGCGGTCAAGTCGAAGAACTCCGCCACGCCAGTGGTGCTGATGACCGCCTACGCCTCGGCGGAAACAGCGGTCGAGGCCATGAAAAAGGGCGCCTACGACTATATCTCCAAACCTTTTAAAGTCGAAGACCTGCAACTCATCGTCAAAAACGCGATTGAAAAAAAGAACCTTTCCGATGAAAATCAATATCTGAAATCCGCCCTGAACGAAAAATATGGATTTACCAATTTCATAGGCAGTAGTCAGGCCATGAAAAATATTTTTAAACTGATTGAGAAAGTGGCCGATAGCAATGCCACGGTTTTGATCGGAGGAGAAAGCGGCACCGGGAAGGAACTGGTGGCCAAGGCGATTCATTTTAATGGAGCCCGGAAAAACCATCCCTTCGTTTCCGTCAACTGCGGAGCGGTTCCTGAAAACCTGCTGGAGAGTGAATTGTTCGGGCATGAGAAGGGAGCTTTCACCAGCGCCGATTCAACCAAGGTCGGATTGATGGAAACCGCCAATAAGGGCTCGTTTTTCCTGGATGAAGTGGGGGAAACGCCTCTCAATATTCAGGTGAAATTGCTGAGAGTCCTGCAGGAAAAGGAAATCACCCGGGTGGGAGGGACGAAATCCATCCCCATCGATTTGAGAATCATCGCCGCGTCCAATCTGGATTTGACCAAGGCGGCCAAGAATAAAACCTTTCGTGAAGATCTTTATTACCGGTTGAATGTCATACCGATTGAGCTTCCGCCGCTCAGGGAAAGGCGGGAAGATATTTCTTTGCTGGTGGATCATTTCATCAAAAAGTACAACGAGGAGCGTTCGGATAACAGCAAGATTCGGGGAGTCCATCCGGATGCGTTGACGTTGATGGAAAAATACCCCTGGCCGGGCAACGTGCGCGAACTGGAAAATGTGATTGAACGGGCGGTGGTTTTGGAAACGGGAGACATGATTCAGGTGGCCAGTCTGCCCGATGGGATTACCGGTGAAGCCGAGTCGGCTTCCAATGTGGTTCTGCCGTCCGCCGATCAACCCGTCGATCTGGAAAAAACCCTGGATCAGATAGAAATGAAAATGATCCGCGGCGCCCTGGATCAATCCAACGGGATCATCAACAAAGCGGCCAAACAGCTTAATTTGAGTTTCCGGTCGATGCGCTATCGCATTCAAAAGCACAAACTCAAAGGAAAGGAGGAAGAAGACGATTGA
- the nuoD gene encoding NADH-quinone oxidoreductase subunit D, producing the protein MADLKEQLHTDHMVLNMGPSHPATHGTVKFLLTLDGETVVNMDVEIGYLHRGFEKMCESVTYSNVFPYTDRLNYCSAIMNNVGFAIAVEKLCGIEATDRCNYIRMVTNELARISDHYTNIAAAALELGALTAFIYFVEAREIVWDLLEKVCGARLTSNYIRIGGLMCDLPPGFDEDLQTSYKKLDSLFDDVDKLLTKNRIFLDRMRDTGAISAEDAINWGFTGPCLRACGVDYDVRKQHPYMGYDRIDFDIPLGTTGDNFDRYLVRMEEIKQSFRIIKQAMKDMPDGPINVANPYMRTPAKPDVYSRMEEMIAHFKMIIDGLKPPVGEVYFPSEAANGELGFYLVSDGTGKPYKCRVRPPSFTMTGAMETLCKGGMLADIIPTFDMINMIGGECDR; encoded by the coding sequence ATGGCCGATTTAAAAGAACAACTGCATACCGATCACATGGTCCTCAACATGGGGCCGTCTCACCCCGCCACCCACGGAACCGTCAAGTTTCTGCTGACCCTGGACGGGGAAACGGTGGTAAACATGGATGTTGAGATCGGTTACCTGCATCGCGGGTTTGAAAAAATGTGCGAGAGCGTGACCTATTCCAACGTTTTCCCCTACACCGATCGGCTGAATTATTGCTCGGCCATCATGAACAACGTAGGCTTTGCGATCGCGGTGGAAAAACTTTGCGGCATCGAAGCCACGGACCGTTGCAATTACATTCGTATGGTGACGAACGAACTGGCCCGCATCTCGGACCACTACACCAATATCGCCGCCGCCGCTCTGGAGTTGGGCGCATTGACGGCGTTTATTTATTTTGTGGAAGCGCGGGAAATCGTTTGGGATCTTCTGGAAAAAGTATGCGGCGCCCGGTTAACGTCCAATTACATCCGCATCGGCGGGCTGATGTGCGACCTGCCTCCCGGATTCGACGAAGATTTGCAGACGTCCTACAAAAAACTGGATTCCCTGTTCGACGACGTGGATAAATTGCTCACCAAAAACCGGATCTTCCTCGACCGCATGCGGGACACAGGCGCCATTTCGGCGGAAGATGCGATCAACTGGGGGTTCACCGGTCCCTGCCTGCGGGCCTGCGGGGTGGATTACGATGTCCGCAAACAGCACCCCTACATGGGTTATGACCGTATCGATTTTGACATTCCCCTGGGAACCACCGGCGACAATTTCGACCGCTATCTTGTCCGCATGGAAGAAATCAAGCAAAGCTTTCGGATCATCAAACAAGCCATGAAGGACATGCCCGACGGCCCCATCAACGTGGCCAACCCTTATATGCGGACACCGGCGAAACCCGATGTTTATTCCCGCATGGAAGAAATGATCGCCCACTTTAAGATGATCATCGACGGGTTGAAACCGCCTGTCGGCGAAGTGTACTTTCCTTCGGAAGCAGCCAATGGAGAACTGGGGTTTTATCTGGTGAGCGATGGAACGGGAAAACCCTACAAATGCAGAGTCCGCCCCCCCAGCTTCACAATGACCGGGGCCATGGAAACGCTTTGCAAAGGCGGTATGCTCGCTGACATCATTCCCACATTTGACATGATCAATATGATCGGCGGGGAATGCGATCGTTGA
- the mrcA gene encoding penicillin-binding protein 1A, translating into MKKILKNQRPEKTAAKKKPLSIKKLVLISCMFLFLSGLFLSSLGAAFLYFHYSKDLPDVRALKDYQPSTITKLYSDTDELIAEFYIEKRIIIAQEDIPLQLKQATLAVEDSNFYSHFGMDPKAIFRAMITNFKAGHVVEGGSTITQQLSKTLFLTRDRTLTRKIKEAILAIRMELIFSKDEILEMYLNQIYYGHGSYGVEAAARTYFGKKAHDLSVEECAMLASLPKAPNNYSPYRYPERARKRRSHALRRMEHLGFISHEESERAQKENFKLGEITDMLNKAPYFVEHIRQFLEDTYGSTKLYRGGLKVYTTLNLDFQEVAQQAVTDNLRVADKRYGYRGPLGKVDLTLNPLTRRETLLELNGFEGDDHPGVESGTIIKGAVLEVTDDDVLVELGKDEGIIELKDMQWARKPNINVDGRWAKIARAREALSPGDLILVKVLGRRDQDMRWSLSLEQEPQVEAGLVSLEPGTGHIKAMVGGYDFSKSQFNRAVQATRQPGSAFKPIIYASAIAAGYDPASIIIDSPIIFKEKEDAFDKWKPVNFEKKFYGPTSLRTALTHSRNIVTVKLLQNIGVDSAIQMARNLGITTHLADNLSIALGSSGVTLLEITSAYSTFANGGERVFPTAVRVIENRDGELLYSAQPHVSQPISSGLAYTITSLMQSVVQHGTAKKVKVLNRPVAGKTGTTNNNVDAWFIGFLPGVVTGVWVGKDNYEPLGVNETGSRAAIPIWLQYMKHVVQGEPVMNFPVSNEIVFTKTNRETGEKANFGDPDARFEVFIDDNVPELDTESIDPLKENTF; encoded by the coding sequence ATGAAAAAAATATTAAAAAATCAGCGCCCTGAAAAGACCGCCGCCAAAAAAAAGCCCCTGTCCATAAAAAAGCTTGTTTTAATCAGTTGCATGTTCCTGTTCCTGAGCGGTTTGTTTCTTTCTTCGCTCGGAGCCGCTTTCCTGTATTTCCACTACTCCAAAGACCTGCCGGATGTCCGGGCGTTGAAGGACTATCAGCCCAGCACCATCACCAAATTGTATTCGGACACGGATGAACTGATCGCTGAGTTTTACATCGAAAAAAGAATCATCATCGCCCAGGAAGATATCCCACTGCAGTTAAAACAAGCCACCCTTGCCGTCGAAGATTCCAATTTCTATTCTCATTTCGGCATGGACCCCAAGGCCATTTTCCGGGCGATGATCACGAACTTCAAGGCCGGCCACGTGGTGGAAGGCGGAAGCACCATCACCCAGCAATTGTCGAAAACCTTATTTCTCACCCGCGACCGAACCCTGACCCGAAAAATCAAGGAGGCCATACTGGCCATCCGCATGGAATTGATTTTTTCCAAGGATGAGATCCTTGAGATGTATCTGAACCAGATTTATTACGGCCACGGAAGCTACGGGGTCGAAGCGGCGGCACGCACTTACTTTGGGAAAAAAGCTCACGACCTTAGCGTCGAGGAATGCGCCATGCTCGCAAGCCTCCCCAAAGCGCCCAACAATTACAGCCCGTACCGCTACCCTGAGCGCGCCAGAAAAAGACGCTCTCACGCCCTTAGAAGAATGGAGCACCTGGGCTTCATTTCCCACGAAGAGTCTGAACGAGCACAAAAAGAAAATTTTAAACTGGGGGAAATCACCGACATGCTCAACAAGGCCCCCTATTTCGTGGAACACATCCGCCAGTTTCTGGAGGACACTTATGGCAGCACCAAACTCTACCGCGGCGGATTGAAAGTTTACACCACCTTGAACCTGGACTTTCAGGAAGTCGCTCAACAGGCTGTCACTGACAACCTGCGCGTGGCGGACAAACGCTACGGTTACCGCGGTCCCCTGGGAAAAGTGGACTTGACCCTCAATCCCCTCACGCGCCGGGAAACCCTTCTTGAGCTCAACGGCTTTGAAGGAGACGACCACCCCGGTGTGGAATCGGGGACAATTATAAAAGGCGCCGTGCTGGAAGTGACGGACGATGACGTTCTTGTAGAACTGGGAAAAGATGAAGGCATCATCGAACTCAAGGATATGCAATGGGCGAGAAAGCCCAACATCAACGTCGATGGCCGGTGGGCGAAAATAGCCCGCGCCAGAGAGGCTCTGTCGCCGGGAGACCTGATTCTGGTAAAAGTCCTCGGGCGCCGGGATCAGGACATGAGATGGTCGCTCAGTCTGGAACAGGAACCTCAAGTAGAAGCGGGCCTTGTCAGTCTGGAGCCTGGAACGGGGCACATCAAAGCCATGGTCGGCGGTTACGATTTTTCCAAAAGCCAGTTCAACCGGGCGGTACAGGCCACCCGGCAACCCGGCTCCGCCTTCAAACCGATCATCTACGCCTCAGCAATTGCGGCGGGCTATGACCCGGCCAGCATCATCATCGATTCTCCCATCATATTCAAAGAAAAAGAAGACGCCTTCGATAAATGGAAACCGGTCAATTTTGAGAAGAAATTCTACGGTCCAACGTCCCTTAGAACCGCGCTGACTCACTCACGGAACATCGTGACGGTAAAACTGTTACAAAATATCGGCGTGGACAGCGCCATTCAAATGGCCCGGAACCTCGGCATCACCACCCATCTGGCGGACAATTTATCCATCGCTTTGGGATCGTCGGGGGTGACCCTTCTCGAAATCACCTCCGCATATTCCACCTTTGCCAACGGCGGCGAACGCGTCTTTCCGACGGCTGTAAGGGTGATCGAAAACAGGGACGGGGAGTTGTTATATTCCGCACAACCGCATGTGAGCCAGCCCATTTCCAGCGGCCTCGCGTACACGATCACCAGCCTGATGCAAAGCGTCGTGCAACACGGCACCGCGAAAAAGGTGAAGGTTCTGAATCGTCCTGTCGCTGGAAAAACCGGGACCACCAACAATAATGTGGACGCCTGGTTCATAGGCTTCCTGCCGGGAGTCGTGACCGGCGTTTGGGTCGGAAAAGACAACTACGAGCCGCTGGGAGTGAACGAAACCGGGTCACGGGCGGCCATTCCCATCTGGCTTCAGTACATGAAACACGTGGTTCAGGGAGAACCCGTGATGAACTTTCCGGTTTCAAATGAAATCGTATTCACCAAAACCAACCGGGAAACCGGGGAAAAGGCAAACTTTGGAGATCCGGATGCCCGCTTCGAGGTTTTTATCGATGACAACGTGCCGGAACTCGACACGGAAAGTATCGATCCTCTTAAAGAAAACACGTTTTAA
- the glk gene encoding glucokinase: protein MILAVDIGGTKVNLALFQEANGHLEQVDETRFASREYPSLENILDEFSQKKHPKIERAGFGIAGPVKNGKCEVTNLPWVVDVNHLKKQLGLESVWLINDLAAMACAIPFLPDAELEVLQEGREEKGGRVAVLAAGTGLGQAFLLPDGNGRYLLIDSEGGHSDFPARTELEMGLLQFLNQKFGRTSIERVLSGPGLHNIYQFLNETHAFEEPSWLAEEIQNGDPGQVITENGLQRKSPACEKALEVLVSLYGAIAGNLALQLLTGGGLYIGGGIAPKILPLIKTGLFMESFYSKGRFKPFMREIPVKVILNDKASLLGVAQYALGGKFAR from the coding sequence ATGATTCTGGCGGTGGATATCGGGGGAACCAAGGTCAACCTGGCTTTGTTCCAAGAGGCAAACGGCCACCTTGAGCAGGTGGATGAAACCAGGTTTGCCAGCCGGGAATATCCCAGTCTGGAGAATATCCTCGATGAATTCAGCCAAAAGAAACATCCAAAAATAGAGCGGGCCGGTTTTGGCATCGCGGGACCTGTGAAGAATGGAAAATGCGAGGTCACCAACCTTCCCTGGGTCGTGGATGTCAACCATCTGAAAAAGCAATTGGGACTGGAATCGGTGTGGTTGATCAACGATCTGGCGGCGATGGCTTGCGCCATTCCCTTTTTGCCGGATGCCGAACTGGAGGTGTTGCAGGAGGGCCGGGAGGAGAAGGGCGGCAGGGTGGCTGTATTGGCTGCTGGAACCGGTCTCGGACAGGCATTCCTTCTTCCGGACGGGAACGGGCGGTATTTACTGATCGACTCTGAAGGAGGTCATAGCGATTTTCCCGCACGCACGGAATTGGAGATGGGACTGCTTCAGTTTTTAAACCAGAAGTTCGGCAGAACCAGTATCGAACGGGTCCTTTCGGGCCCGGGACTTCACAATATCTATCAGTTTTTAAACGAGACCCATGCGTTTGAGGAACCGTCGTGGCTGGCTGAGGAAATTCAGAACGGCGATCCCGGACAGGTCATCACGGAAAATGGTTTGCAGAGAAAATCCCCTGCCTGTGAAAAAGCCCTGGAAGTGCTGGTTTCTCTTTATGGAGCCATCGCCGGAAACCTGGCCCTGCAACTTTTGACGGGAGGAGGGTTATATATTGGCGGAGGGATAGCTCCCAAAATCCTGCCGCTCATCAAAACCGGCCTGTTTATGGAATCCTTCTATTCTAAAGGGCGGTTCAAACCTTTCATGCGCGAAATCCCGGTCAAGGTGATTCTAAACGACAAGGCGTCGCTTCTGGGGGTGGCGCAATATGCCCTGGGGGGCAAATTCGCCCGTTGA
- a CDS encoding formate dehydrogenase subunit alpha: MSTVVKKTINLKIDGKEVTAPEGTVILEAAKQHGFEVTNLCYNRKLKPFAACRTCMVETVTDGEKELVYSCTHPVAEGMEVKTNTEETDRYNKACLEMLLVEHPLDCPICDKSGVCPLQDNTDALKLYNGRFEINRRNEPSIKSNPIIEFYLNRCIMCGLCVRACDETQGVQALDFHKRGMSVGIGTANDEPLDCEFCGQCITVCPTGALMDMTSEARGLAAMFTNTHTTCNYCSWGCTFRLQTKKGEVLRIEGDEGYNVGINEGNLCAKGRFGHGIIHNEDRIKSPLMNYGGEFKEISWDEAIQTIAERMQTTVNRSGPGSIAGIGSEKMTNEEAYLFQKLFRNQFGSNQITNLANLRAPYVNQFMLDCFKGGIESKPVTELEHADVVLIFNSDLPSEYPVGGNSIRKGVVFTGTDIIIANPRDVVFNNEAQCDIRMTFSHGADLAVISRLTRIILDEKLIDLDKAKAAVPNFDDLVKSLKPYSAKDAEKMTGLKDDILTQAAKRFAREADRFVILGNDILDTGQGEDILKALLNLSLLVHYGGEGSISIYPPREHCNSQGVNDMGVTPAFLPGYQPAQDPAALEALSKTWEREPLKPTEENLAEDLFTNCANGKTKLLYIAGEDPIQSYYKAALVKDALQTVPFLVVQDVFMTETAKMADIVLPTSTFAEKDGTFTNMTRHVQQVKAATLPQGMSKPDFDIFCEIADALDKPFTQNSVEEVQEEIERTVSFYSGTMPGDESRQWPASGFADKPEFKIPQAYQGAASKDGFPFRLQTNNHMFHIGSYTQHAKALVEVGPECYAEIHPEDAESLNLQEGDRIVVESQNAKVEVPVKASYVTAKGMVYIPQNWVDVPVHQLRNGEEGLISIKVSKAD; the protein is encoded by the coding sequence ATGAGCACCGTCGTCAAGAAAACCATAAATCTGAAAATTGATGGCAAGGAGGTCACCGCACCGGAAGGCACCGTGATTCTGGAAGCCGCAAAGCAACACGGTTTCGAGGTGACCAACCTCTGCTACAACAGAAAACTGAAGCCCTTTGCGGCCTGCCGCACCTGTATGGTAGAAACGGTCACCGACGGCGAGAAGGAATTGGTGTATTCCTGCACCCATCCCGTGGCCGAAGGCATGGAGGTGAAAACCAACACCGAGGAAACCGACCGCTACAACAAAGCCTGCCTGGAAATGCTTTTAGTGGAGCATCCCCTGGACTGTCCGATTTGCGACAAGTCCGGAGTCTGCCCTCTGCAAGACAACACCGATGCTCTCAAGCTCTACAACGGCCGCTTTGAGATCAACCGCAGGAACGAACCCAGTATCAAGAGCAACCCCATCATCGAATTTTATTTGAACCGTTGCATCATGTGCGGATTGTGCGTACGCGCGTGTGATGAAACGCAAGGGGTGCAGGCCCTGGATTTCCACAAACGCGGCATGAGCGTCGGCATCGGCACCGCCAACGACGAACCGCTCGATTGCGAGTTCTGCGGGCAGTGCATCACCGTCTGCCCGACAGGCGCCCTCATGGACATGACTTCCGAAGCGCGAGGTCTGGCCGCCATGTTCACCAACACCCACACCACTTGCAACTACTGTTCGTGGGGATGCACGTTTCGACTGCAAACCAAAAAAGGTGAGGTTCTGCGCATTGAGGGAGACGAAGGTTACAACGTCGGCATCAACGAAGGCAATCTCTGTGCTAAAGGCCGGTTCGGGCATGGCATCATCCACAACGAAGACAGAATCAAATCCCCATTGATGAATTACGGCGGCGAATTTAAAGAGATCAGCTGGGACGAAGCCATTCAAACCATCGCCGAACGAATGCAAACCACCGTCAACCGAAGCGGCCCTGGGAGTATTGCGGGGATTGGGTCTGAAAAAATGACCAACGAGGAAGCCTACCTGTTCCAGAAGCTCTTTCGCAATCAATTCGGCTCCAATCAGATCACCAATCTGGCTAATCTCAGAGCGCCTTACGTCAACCAGTTCATGCTGGACTGCTTCAAAGGCGGCATCGAATCCAAACCCGTCACCGAACTTGAGCATGCTGATGTGGTCCTGATTTTCAATTCGGATCTTCCATCCGAATACCCGGTGGGCGGCAACTCCATCCGTAAAGGTGTCGTGTTTACCGGAACAGATATCATCATCGCCAACCCCAGAGACGTGGTATTCAACAACGAAGCCCAATGCGATATCCGTATGACCTTCAGCCACGGCGCGGATCTGGCCGTTATCAGCCGGTTGACCCGGATCATCCTCGACGAGAAACTCATCGACCTGGATAAAGCCAAAGCCGCTGTTCCCAATTTTGACGACCTGGTCAAATCCTTGAAGCCCTATAGCGCCAAGGATGCAGAAAAAATGACCGGCTTAAAGGATGACATTCTCACTCAGGCGGCCAAACGATTTGCCAGAGAAGCGGACCGATTCGTCATTCTCGGCAATGATATTCTAGACACCGGCCAGGGGGAAGATATCCTGAAAGCCCTGCTCAACCTGTCTCTTCTGGTCCATTATGGAGGGGAAGGCAGCATCAGCATCTATCCGCCCAGGGAGCACTGCAATTCCCAGGGTGTGAACGACATGGGCGTGACACCGGCGTTTCTCCCCGGATATCAACCGGCTCAGGACCCAGCGGCGTTAGAAGCGTTGTCAAAAACCTGGGAAAGAGAACCATTGAAACCCACAGAAGAGAACCTGGCGGAAGATCTTTTCACCAATTGCGCCAATGGCAAAACCAAACTGTTGTACATCGCTGGTGAAGACCCGATACAGTCCTACTACAAAGCGGCGCTTGTGAAAGACGCACTGCAAACCGTTCCGTTCCTTGTTGTCCAGGACGTGTTCATGACCGAAACCGCCAAAATGGCCGACATCGTTCTTCCCACCTCGACGTTTGCGGAAAAAGACGGGACCTTCACCAATATGACGCGCCATGTCCAACAGGTGAAAGCGGCGACCCTGCCGCAGGGAATGTCGAAACCGGATTTCGATATCTTCTGTGAAATCGCGGACGCTTTGGACAAACCGTTCACTCAAAATTCCGTTGAAGAGGTGCAGGAAGAAATCGAACGCACCGTCTCCTTTTATAGTGGAACGATGCCGGGAGATGAGTCCAGGCAATGGCCCGCTTCAGGGTTCGCGGACAAACCGGAATTTAAAATTCCTCAGGCTTATCAGGGTGCGGCTTCCAAAGATGGATTCCCATTTCGCCTGCAAACCAACAATCACATGTTCCATATTGGCAGTTACACCCAGCACGCAAAAGCGCTGGTCGAGGTAGGACCTGAGTGTTACGCCGAAATACACCCCGAAGATGCCGAATCCCTGAACCTTCAAGAGGGAGACCGCATCGTCGTTGAATCGCAAAATGCTAAAGTGGAAGTGCCCGTGAAAGCAAGCTACGTGACCGCAAAAGGCATGGTTTACATCCCGCAAAACTGGGTGGATGTGCCCGTACACCAGTTAAGGAACGGGGAAGAAGGTCTGATCTCCATCAAAGTTTCCAAAGCAGATTGA
- the argG gene encoding argininosuccinate synthase produces the protein MESELKKIVLAYSGGLDTSVIIQWLKEQHGCEIIAFSADVGQGEELEPVREKALATGASKVYIEDLQEEFAKDFLFPMLRANAFYENNYLLGTAIARPLIAKEQIRIAAKEGADGVSHGSTGKGNDQIRFELAYQTLNPHIKIIAPWRHWDLTSRSSLMDYAKKHGIPVPVTKAKPYSMDRNLFHISFEGGVLEDPWDAPDEDMFRMSVAPENAPDKATTIEVEYEAGDPVAVNGERMSPARLLACLNEYGGKNGIGRIDIVENRFVGMKSRGVYETPGGTILHAAHRAVESLTMDREIMYLRDSLIPDYARAVYNGFWFSPERELMQKTIDETQKNVYGTARLKLYKGNCTVTGRKAVKSLYNERIATFEEGDAYRQDDAEGFIRLNALRLKIYSETFGKK, from the coding sequence ATGGAAAGCGAATTAAAGAAAATTGTTCTGGCCTATTCCGGAGGATTGGATACCTCTGTAATCATTCAATGGCTCAAGGAACAGCACGGCTGTGAGATCATTGCGTTTTCCGCCGATGTGGGGCAGGGCGAAGAATTGGAACCGGTGCGCGAAAAAGCCCTGGCGACGGGAGCGTCCAAAGTTTACATCGAAGATTTGCAGGAAGAGTTCGCGAAAGATTTTCTATTTCCCATGCTGCGCGCCAATGCGTTTTATGAAAACAATTATCTTCTGGGCACGGCGATTGCGCGTCCGTTGATCGCCAAGGAACAAATCCGGATTGCCGCAAAGGAAGGGGCGGACGGGGTGTCGCATGGATCGACCGGAAAAGGCAACGACCAGATCCGCTTTGAACTGGCCTACCAGACCTTGAACCCGCATATCAAGATCATCGCCCCCTGGCGGCATTGGGATCTCACGTCCCGCTCTTCCTTAATGGATTATGCAAAGAAACACGGTATTCCCGTCCCGGTTACCAAGGCCAAACCCTACAGCATGGACCGCAATTTGTTTCACATCAGTTTCGAGGGCGGAGTGCTGGAAGACCCCTGGGATGCGCCGGATGAAGACATGTTTCGAATGAGCGTGGCTCCTGAAAACGCTCCAGATAAGGCCACCACCATCGAAGTCGAATACGAAGCGGGAGACCCGGTGGCGGTGAACGGCGAGCGCATGAGCCCCGCCCGGCTTCTTGCCTGTCTCAATGAATACGGTGGTAAAAACGGAATAGGGCGGATCGATATCGTCGAGAACCGGTTTGTCGGTATGAAATCGAGAGGCGTTTATGAAACTCCGGGAGGAACCATCCTGCACGCCGCTCATCGAGCCGTTGAATCGCTCACCATGGACCGGGAAATCATGTATCTCAGGGACTCCCTGATTCCCGACTATGCAAGAGCCGTGTACAACGGGTTCTGGTTTTCTCCTGAGCGCGAGTTGATGCAAAAGACCATCGACGAGACTCAAAAAAATGTTTATGGCACCGCCCGGCTGAAGCTGTATAAAGGAAACTGTACCGTCACCGGGAGAAAAGCTGTGAAGTCGTTGTACAACGAAAGAATCGCCACGTTTGAAGAAGGCGATGCTTATCGTCAGGACGATGCAGAAGGGTTCATCCGTCTGAACGCTTTGCGGTTGAAAATATATTCCGAGACCTTTGGAAAAAAGTAA